From Phycodurus eques isolate BA_2022a chromosome 13, UOR_Pequ_1.1, whole genome shotgun sequence, a single genomic window includes:
- the LOC133411841 gene encoding zinc finger protein 345-like: MSNMEFNVPLSSLALLVPPLRLMSAVMWEVVRQRNIKHYGKLEEFVSMVTDAVPELISKREGRLLSLGLRARTTLELLRSEHPDDLKAVETHLNRIRSSCIEETNDPVIEAPEANFMKLVQGLIEDTDGREHFLKNVFPVEYGPDFDTALETLVCEFFTRLEELLPIPDFKQTASWLSADPSVLDEYIQCVSTGEDLKFLLQSKECHGKLAKNTVAPFQSDDLLIPSLSLPPSLEVAVVSHPSGCVDDHNVPQIVMFEELSTNPSTSTDFPDSPKRTDMSSSPCHRPQLVTHKCSECGKCFKHHSVLVEHQRVHSGLQPYNCSECGRAFRTATLLAGHRLRKCKNAAYLCIKCGNSFPSSLDKFRHHCPKRQRNYDCPHCRKTFQKSSSLKEHLLTHIQSRLFKCSHCGEGFSGIGDLKYHQQVDHDKPYQCKQCGKSFISSKCLVKHQQRHDEVSEMEAAKVLSGGKHRKCGAARRISSLPARKLTVNSAYPRGRVTHNCPLCGRSFKYRFEFLEHQRFHTAVKPYKCSQCGKAFRTEAHLSGHRKRKCKNAAHICTKCGCQFRSVHECVRHQCVQLLTKYECSHCGKTFKMAHLLRNHQMTEHQLPYSPNHRFRCRYCDETFPGISELKYHQRVDHEKPYQCQECGKCFLSEKCLSNHELRHNDDRPESCLVCGRGFRNRYDLKQHMRTHTGERPYQCTHCSQCFSTAGGLRSHTRVHTGEKPHVCPDCGKAFSQMGAMRTHRLTHTGERPFKCNVCGKGFTMAHKVTVHMRVHTGERPYVCSQCGKAFSDGSVLKQHMLNHSGVRPFHCQICPKTYTCLNHLRRHLKSHSSMN; this comes from the exons ACCACTCTTGAATTGTTGCGTTCTGAGCACCCTGACGATCTCAAAGCTGTGGAAACTCACCTCAACAGGATCCGATCGTCTTGCATTGAAGAG ACAAATGATCCAGTAATTGAAGCACCAGAGGCCAACTTTATGAAGCTAGTACAAGGCCTTATTGAAGATACTGATGGCAGGGAACATTTCCTCAAG AACGTGTTTCCAGTGGAGTATGGCCCCGACTTCGACACAGCACTGGAGACGCTCGTTTGTGAATTCTTCACCAGACTCGAGGAGCTCCTGCCAATCCCAGATTTCAAGCAG actgcATCTTGGCTTAGTGCTGACCCCTCTGTCCTTGATGAGTACATACAGTGTGTATCCACTGGAGAAGACCTCAAATTTCTCCTCCAAAGCAAAGAATGTCATGGAAAATTGGCCAAAAATACTGTTG CTCCTTTTCAGTCAGATGATCTTCTTATCCCGTCTCTGTCTCTGCCCCCCTCTTTGGAAGTGGCTGTCGTGTCGCACCCAAGCGGTTGTGTCGATGACCACAATGTTCCTCAGATAGTCATGTTTGAAGAACTGTCCACAAACCCTTCCACATCAACCGACTTTCCCGATTCTCCGAAAAGAACTGATATGTCCTCCTCTCCTTGTCACAGACCGCAGCTAGTGACACACAAATGTTCTGAATGTGGCAAATGCTTCAAGCATCATTCTGTCCTGGTGGAGCACCAACGAGTCCACAGTGGCCTGCAGCCTTACAACTGCTCCGAGTGCGGGAGGGCTTTCAGAACAGCCACGCTGCTGGCCGGCCACAGGTTGCGCAAATGCAAAAATGCTGCATACCTGTGCATAAAATGCGGGAACAGCTTTCCCTCCTCTCTGGACAAATTCCGACACCACTGCCCAAAACGCCAACGTAACTATGATTGCCCGCACTGCCGAAAGACATTCCAAAAGTCAAGCAGCCTGAAGGAACACCtcctcactcacattcagagCCGCCTTTTCAAGTGCAGCCATTGTGGCGAAGGTTTTTCCGGCATCGGCGATCTGAAATATCATCAGCAGGTAGATCATGACAAGCCGTACCAATGCAAACAATGTGGGAAGAGCTTCATCTCCTCCAAGTGTCTGGTGAAACATCAACAACGCCACGATGAGGTCAGCGAGATGGAGGCCGCCAAAGTACTGAGCGGAGGTAAACACAGGAAATGTGGCGCCGCTCGTCGGATTTCCTCTTTGCCCGCGAGGAAGCTGACTGTCAACTCCGCCTACCCTCGGGGACGAGTCACGCACAACTGTCCACTGTGCGGAAGGAGCTTCAAGTATCGCTTTGAGTTTCTCGAGCACCAGAGGTTCCACACGGCCGTCAAGCCGTACAAGTGCTCCCAGTGCGGCAAAGCCTTCCGCACCGAGGCTCACCTGTCTGGCCACAGGAAGAGGAAATGCAAGAACGCCGCCCACATTTGCACCAAGTGCGGCTGTCAGTTTAGGTCCGTGCACGAATGCGTTAGGCACCAGTGTGTGCAGCTGCTGACCAAATATGAGTGCTCTCACTGCGGGAAGACCTTCAAGATGGCCCACCTGCTGAGGAACCATCAGATGACTGAACATCAGCTCCCCTACAGTCCCAACCATCGCTTCAGGTGCCGATACTGCGACGAGACGTTCCCCGGGATCAGCGAGCTTAAGTATCATCAGCGGGTCGACCACGAGAAACCGTACCAGTGCCAGGAGTGCGGCAAATGCTTCCTTTCCGAAAAGTGCTTGTCCAATCACGAGCTGCGCCACAATGACGACAGGCCGGAGAGCTGCCTGGTCTGCGGCCGCGGCTTCCGGAACCGCTACGACTTGAAGCAGCACATGCGCACTCATACGGGGGAGCGCCCCTACCAGTGTACTCACTGCTCGCAGTGTTTCTCCACAGCCGGAGGCCTGAGGAGTCACACGCGTGTTCACACCGGCGAGAAGCCTCACGTGTGCCCGGATTGCGGGAAAGCGTTCTCCCAGATGGGCGCGATGCGGACACACAGGCTGACCCACACTGGCGAGAGGCCATTCAAGTGCAACGTGTGCGGCAAAGGCTTCACAATGGCGCACAAGGTGACTGTGCACATGCGCGTCCACACAGGAGAGCGGCCGTACGTGTGCTCTCAGTGCGGGAAGGCCTTCTCTGATGGCAGCGTACTCAAGCAGCACATGCTCAACCACTCAGGGGTGCGACCTTTCCACTGCCAGATCTGTCCCAAGACGTACACCTGTCTCAACCACCTTAGGAGGCACCTCAAAAGTCACTCTAGCATGAACTGA